In a single window of the Carnobacterium gallinarum DSM 4847 genome:
- the sppA gene encoding signal peptide peptidase SppA, with the protein MNKKRWAAVGIAVGLLVVSLASSYAVNLAKKEDKESTTLGDTYSMLLGEQAVSKNISQAGAANKSVVVLTVDGAILDGGTSGIFSSGGYNHADFMNQLQLVEDDDDVKGIVLVVNSPGGGTFESAEIKDKLVEIKTKTKKPLYVSMQNMAASGGYYISANADKIFATEETLTGSIGVIMSGLNYSGLYEKLGISDTTIKSGQYKDIMSQSRAMTDGDRAILQTMIDDSYGRFVNVVATGRNMDEKRARELADGRIYDGAQAKSVGLVDEIGYKEDVIKAIQKDYKLEDGQVFEYQTTSSSLSNLFFSKASQVLAPEKNTVSELSNLLEKFGTVDSPKMMYLYGGE; encoded by the coding sequence ATGAATAAAAAAAGATGGGCTGCAGTTGGAATTGCAGTGGGGTTGTTAGTTGTATCTTTAGCATCTAGTTATGCAGTGAATTTGGCTAAAAAAGAGGATAAGGAATCAACAACTCTTGGAGATACTTATAGTATGTTGCTTGGTGAACAAGCTGTTTCTAAAAATATTAGCCAAGCAGGAGCTGCTAATAAAAGTGTGGTTGTTTTGACAGTAGATGGAGCTATTTTAGATGGAGGCACAAGTGGAATTTTTTCAAGTGGTGGATACAATCATGCTGATTTTATGAACCAACTACAATTAGTAGAAGATGATGATGACGTCAAAGGAATTGTTTTAGTCGTCAATTCACCTGGTGGTGGAACCTTTGAAAGTGCTGAGATTAAAGATAAATTAGTTGAAATCAAAACAAAAACGAAAAAACCATTATATGTTTCAATGCAAAATATGGCAGCAAGCGGTGGATACTATATTTCAGCCAATGCTGATAAGATTTTTGCAACGGAAGAAACTTTAACAGGTTCAATTGGAGTAATCATGTCAGGGTTAAATTACAGTGGCTTGTATGAAAAACTTGGAATTAGCGATACAACAATTAAAAGTGGTCAATATAAAGATATTATGTCTCAATCAAGAGCAATGACAGATGGAGATCGTGCTATATTACAAACAATGATTGATGATTCTTATGGTCGTTTTGTAAACGTAGTAGCTACTGGTCGAAATATGGATGAAAAACGAGCAAGAGAACTGGCGGATGGTCGAATTTATGATGGAGCTCAAGCTAAATCAGTTGGCTTAGTAGATGAGATTGGTTATAAAGAAGATGTCATCAAAGCGATTCAAAAAGATTATAAATTAGAAGATGGACAAGTTTTTGAGTATCAAACAACAAGTTCTTCATTATCTAATCTATTTTTCTCGAAAGCAAGCCAAGTTTTGGCACCAGAAAAAA